The following are encoded together in the Brassica napus cultivar Da-Ae chromosome A9, Da-Ae, whole genome shotgun sequence genome:
- the LOC106433768 gene encoding transcription factor bHLH96, whose protein sequence is MALEGAISQCSYNGKEAYSNIYTDNEPPFSDLQAALCFLDNQTDNYDSTFLQEGYYGNTTTFLHQPPNEIVINEEKPAANCDISFHGDMGKNQVTRRTRAKKNKEEISNQRMTHIAVERNRRRQMNEYLSVLRSLMPESYVQRCDQASTVGGAINFIRELEHRLHLQNLSCETNETSLSGSCMSSATPFSDTFKLPQFSMGSSSVSDNMVLEVNALADIEVSLVESHATLKIRSRRRPKVLLNMVSGLQNLGFIILHLNVSTVSDFVLYCFSTKLEDCCKLSSVADISTAVYEMLKMHHDS, encoded by the exons ATGGCTCTCGAGGGTGCGATTTCCCAATGCAGCTATAATGGGAAAGAAGCATATTCCAACATTTACACAGATAATGAACCACCGTTTTCTGATCTCCAAGCCGCTCTTTGTTTCCTCGACAATCAAACCGATAACTACGACTCTACTTTTCTCCAAGAAGGCTACTATGGGAATACTACTACATTCCTTCATCAACCACCTAATGAAATTGTAATTAATGAAGAGAAACCTGCGGCGAACTGCGATATCAGTTTCCACGGAGATATGGGGAAGAATCAGGTAACGCGCAGAACAAGGGcgaagaaaaacaaagaagaaattaGTAATCAACGTATGACTCACATTGCAGTGGAGCGCAACAGGAGAAGACAGATGAATGAGTATCTCTCTGTTCTCCGCTCTCTCATGCCTGAGTCATATGTTCAAAGG TGTGACCAAGCATCAACAGTAGGAGGCGCAATAAACTTCATCAGAGAACTCGAACACCGTCTTCACCTTCAAAACCTCAGTTGCGAGACAAATGAAACCTCTCTATCAGGAAGCTGTATGTCATCGGCGACACCTTTCTCCGACACCTTCAAGCTTCCCCAGTTCTCAATGGGTTCATCTTCTGTCAGCGATAACATGGTTCTCGAGGTTAACGCATTGGCTGATATCGAAGTAAGCCTCGTCGAGAGCCACGCAACTCTTAAGATAAGGTCAAGAAGAAGACCAAAGGTTCTTCTCAACATGGTCTCTGGCTTACAGAACTTAGGGTTTATCATTTTACACCTGAATGTCTCCACCGTTTCTGACTTTGTCCTCTACTGTTTCTCCACTAAG TTGGAAGATTGTTGTAAGCTTTCCTCCGTCGCTGATATATCTACTGCAGTGTATGAAATGCTCAAGATGCATCACGATTCATGA
- the BNAA09G15610D gene encoding uncharacterized protein BNAA09G15610D yields the protein MKEDLKRINGLYVTLLLTLYACAVIVQLEAASETKTCFQKKSPCFLKKQTCPNQCPSFSPPNGSSKACVVDCFNPICKATCRNRKPNCNGRGSACLDPRFIGGDGIVFYFHGKRDEHFALVSDTDLQVNARFIGLRPSGRSRDFTWIQSLGLIFGPNNKTFTLEAQKAAKWDHQVDHLRLSFQGKEILLPKGDSSIWTPPGSYIKIERTSDMNSVLVTLPDIAEIWVNVVPVTKEDDTIHKYGRPENDCFAHLEVQFRFLRLSPNVEGVLGRTYREDFQNPAKPGVAMPVVGGEDKYRTSSLLETSCNACVYSRGSRSSDKIEPLSLNQNTVDCTGGSSSGIGIFCRK from the exons ATGAAGGAAGATCTAAAGCGCATCAATGGGTTGTACGTTACATTGTTACTAACGCTCTATGCGTGCGCTGTCATCGTACAACTCGAAGCAGCGTCGGAAACAAAGACATGTTTCCAAAAGAAGAGCCCATGCTTCCTTAAGAAGCAGACTTGCCCAAACCAGTGCCCTTCGTTTTCCCCTCCCAACGGTAGCTCCAAGGCATGCGTCGTAGATTGTTTTAACCCTATATGCAAAGCCACTTGCCGAA ATAGAAAGCCTAACTGCAACGGCAGAGGATCAGCATGCTTAGACCCACGATTCATAGGTGGCGACGGCATCGTCTTCTACTTTCACGGCAAACGCGATGAGCATTTCGCACTCGTCTCTGACACTGACCTCCAAGTCAACGCACGCTTCATTGGTCTTAGACCCTCTGGACGGAGCAGAGACTTCACCTGGATCCAATCTTTGGGTCTGATCTTCGGTCCCAACAACAAAACCTTCACACTCGAGGCCCAAAAGGCTGCGAAATGGGACCACCAAGTGGACCATCTCCGTCTCTCCTTTCAGGGAAAAGAGATTCTTTTACCAAAAGGGGATTCGTCTATCTGGACTCCTCCGGGAAGCTATATTAAGATAGAGAGAACTTCAGACATGAACTCCGTGTTGGTCACTTTACCAGACATTGCCGAGATTTGGGTCAACGTTGTTCCAGTTACAAAGGAAGATGACACGATACATAAATACGGGAGACCTGAAAATGACTGTTTTGCCCATCTCGAAGTTCAGTTCCGGTTCTTGAGGTTGTCCCCGAACGTGGAGGGCGTTTTGGGAAGAACATACAGAGAGGATTTCCAGAATCCCGCGAAACCAGGGGTGGCCATGCCGGTCGTCGGTGGGGAAGATAAATACAGAACATCTTCGCTTCTTGAAACAAGTTGTAATGCTTGTGTTTACTCCCGTGGCTCTAGAAGTTCCGACAAGATCGAGCCGTTGTCGCTGAATCAAAACACTGTTGATTGCACTGGGGGATCGAGCAGTGGTATTGGAATCTTCTGCAgaaaataa